In one Aeromicrobium erythreum genomic region, the following are encoded:
- the panB gene encoding 3-methyl-2-oxobutanoate hydroxymethyltransferase has product MSEPTPAPATGTSTSAEEPAPYGGGPSASATSVGTAATGPTTDPAIRRVRTHHLQQWKEQGHKWVMLTTYDQYTAATFDEAGVPVLFIGDSAANNVFGYASSLPVTVDELLPLVKAVTRTARRALVVADLPFGSYQRSPEQAYDTAVRFMKEGEAHVVKLEGGAEMAPQIELLTKGAVPVMAHIGFTPQSEHALGGYRVQGRGDAASRLMEDALAVQEAGASSVVMEMVPAPIAAEITERLHIPTIGIGAGPSCDAQVLVWQDMLGLRTGKAPRFVKRYADLHGIILGAAQEFAADVASGTFPAPEHSFDA; this is encoded by the coding sequence ATGTCCGAACCCACCCCTGCCCCCGCGACCGGCACGAGCACCTCGGCGGAGGAGCCCGCCCCCTATGGCGGCGGCCCGTCGGCGTCGGCGACGTCCGTCGGCACCGCGGCCACCGGCCCGACGACCGACCCCGCGATCCGTCGTGTGCGCACCCACCACCTGCAGCAGTGGAAGGAGCAGGGCCACAAGTGGGTCATGCTCACCACGTACGACCAGTACACGGCCGCGACGTTCGACGAGGCCGGTGTGCCCGTGCTGTTCATCGGCGACTCCGCCGCGAACAACGTCTTCGGCTACGCGTCGTCCCTCCCGGTGACGGTCGACGAGCTGCTGCCGCTGGTCAAGGCCGTCACCCGCACCGCCCGTCGCGCGCTCGTGGTGGCCGACCTGCCGTTCGGCTCCTACCAGCGCTCCCCCGAGCAGGCGTACGACACGGCCGTGCGGTTCATGAAGGAGGGCGAGGCGCACGTGGTCAAGCTCGAGGGCGGTGCCGAGATGGCGCCGCAGATCGAGCTGCTGACGAAGGGCGCGGTGCCCGTGATGGCCCACATCGGCTTCACGCCGCAGTCCGAGCACGCCCTCGGCGGCTACCGGGTGCAGGGTCGCGGAGACGCGGCGTCACGGCTCATGGAGGACGCCCTCGCGGTGCAGGAGGCCGGCGCCTCCTCGGTCGTCATGGAGATGGTGCCCGCGCCCATCGCCGCCGAGATCACCGAGCGGCTGCACATCCCGACCATCGGCATCGGTGCCGGGCCGAGCTGCGACGCCCAGGTCCTGGTCTGGCAGGACATGCTCGGCCTGCGCACGGGCAAGGCGCCGCGCTTCGTCAAGCGCTACGCCGACCTGCACGGCATCATCCTCGGCGCCGCGCAGGAGTTCGCAGCCGACGTCGCGTCCGGCACCTTCCCGGCCCCGGAGCACTCCTTCGACGCCTGA
- the map gene encoding type I methionyl aminopeptidase — MPLLRPGHVSPLRHVPSTIDRPEYVGQAAPLPYRGPLVRDADTIERMRVAGRIAAQALDAVEAAIAPGVTTDELDRVGHTFLLDHGAYPSTLGYRGYPKSLCSSVNEVICHGIPDDRPLEDGDIVNIDITAYVDGVHGDTNKTYLVGDVDEESRLLVERTREATHRAIRAVKPGRRINVIGAVIEAYAKRFGYGVVRDFTGHGVGPAFHDGLIVPHYDDPAADTVIEVGMTFTIEPMLTLGTIEWDQWDDGWTAVTRDGSRTAQFEHTLLVTPDGAEILTLP; from the coding sequence GTGCCTCTCCTACGCCCCGGCCACGTCTCCCCGCTGCGTCACGTCCCGTCGACGATCGATCGTCCCGAGTACGTCGGCCAGGCGGCGCCGCTGCCCTACCGTGGCCCGCTGGTGCGCGACGCCGACACCATCGAGCGGATGCGGGTCGCGGGCCGGATCGCTGCCCAGGCCCTCGACGCCGTCGAGGCAGCGATCGCCCCGGGCGTCACGACCGACGAGCTCGACCGGGTCGGTCACACCTTCCTCCTCGACCACGGCGCCTACCCGTCGACGCTCGGCTACCGCGGCTACCCGAAGTCGCTGTGCAGCAGCGTCAACGAGGTGATCTGCCACGGCATCCCCGACGACCGTCCGCTGGAGGACGGCGACATCGTCAACATCGACATCACCGCCTACGTCGACGGCGTGCACGGCGACACCAACAAGACCTATCTCGTGGGCGATGTCGACGAGGAGTCGCGGCTGCTCGTCGAGCGCACCCGCGAGGCCACCCACCGGGCGATCCGCGCCGTGAAGCCGGGCCGACGCATCAACGTGATCGGTGCCGTCATCGAGGCCTACGCCAAGCGGTTCGGCTACGGCGTCGTGCGCGACTTCACGGGTCACGGGGTGGGCCCCGCGTTCCACGACGGCCTGATCGTGCCGCACTACGACGATCCCGCCGCGGACACCGTCATCGAGGTGGGCATGACGTTCACCATCGAGCCCATGCTCACCCTCGGCACGATCGAGTGGGACCAGTGGGACGACGGCTGGACGGCCGTCACCCGCGACGGCTCGCGCACCGCCCAGTTCGAGCACACGCTGCTCGTCACCCCCGACGGCGCGGAGATCCTCACCCTCCCCTGA
- a CDS encoding ACT domain-containing protein, which produces MELEDEARTTSAIGELRPRLHPEPVVYAIVAPGFDTSTALATVREREGLTVVVEQVEAEEDGLVYEFVGAWITLAVVSALDAVGLTSSISTALAAEQIACNVVAGFHHDHLVVPWDRRHDALRILDALG; this is translated from the coding sequence GTGGAGCTCGAGGACGAAGCCCGGACGACGTCGGCGATCGGCGAGCTGCGCCCGCGCCTGCACCCGGAGCCGGTCGTGTATGCGATCGTCGCGCCCGGCTTCGACACCTCGACGGCGCTCGCCACCGTGCGCGAGCGGGAAGGCCTCACGGTCGTGGTCGAGCAGGTGGAGGCCGAGGAGGACGGGCTCGTGTACGAGTTCGTGGGCGCGTGGATCACGCTCGCCGTGGTGTCGGCACTCGACGCCGTCGGGCTCACCAGCTCCATCTCCACCGCCCTCGCCGCCGAGCAGATCGCCTGCAACGTCGTGGCTGGCTTCCACCACGACCACCTCGTCGTCCCGTGGGACCGACGTCACGATGCGCTGCGCATCCTCGATGCCCTAGGGTGA
- a CDS encoding TMEM165/GDT1 family protein — MFEALWLSTAVIFVAELGDKSQLMAMTFATRYRARDVLLGITLATAIVHLASVGIGYAIGSSFEQYQGPIAIAAGIAFLGFAAWTLRGDELTDDEADKAKKATGSALLAVGLAFFLAELGDKTMLATITLAVREDWLGTWIGSTVGMVAADALAIVVGAVLGKHLPEKVIKIGAAAAFAIFGVLLIVEGLR, encoded by the coding sequence ATGTTCGAGGCCCTGTGGCTCAGCACCGCCGTCATCTTCGTCGCCGAGCTCGGCGACAAGAGCCAGCTGATGGCGATGACGTTCGCCACCCGGTACCGCGCACGCGACGTGCTGCTCGGCATCACCCTGGCGACCGCGATCGTCCACCTCGCGTCGGTCGGCATCGGCTACGCGATCGGCTCCAGCTTCGAGCAGTACCAGGGACCGATCGCGATCGCGGCCGGCATCGCCTTCCTCGGCTTCGCCGCCTGGACGCTGCGCGGCGACGAGCTGACCGACGACGAGGCCGACAAGGCGAAGAAGGCCACCGGCTCGGCGCTCCTGGCCGTCGGCCTGGCGTTCTTCCTGGCCGAGCTGGGTGACAAGACGATGCTGGCGACCATCACGCTCGCCGTCCGCGAGGACTGGCTCGGCACCTGGATCGGCAGCACCGTCGGCATGGTCGCCGCCGACGCCCTGGCGATCGTCGTGGGTGCGGTCCTCGGCAAGCACCTGCCCGAGAAGGTCATCAAGATCGGTGCTGCGGCGGCGTTCGCGATCTTCGGCGTGCTGCTGATCGTCGAGGGCCTGCGCTGA
- a CDS encoding YaaA family protein, which translates to MLILLPPSEGKTAPADGPTLDLDALSFPQLHRVRDQVSRALVRLAGTRRAAEVLGLGRTQADAIETDARLFEVPCAPAGSVYTGVLFGELDLASLDADATARADASVAVASALFGLVRVGDAIPAYRLSGTVTLPRLGPVAGRWRPVLPDVLDEAADGGLLVDLRSGAYVNLGKPSADLAPRTATVRVLHEQDGRRTVVSHFNKATKGRLVRALLVEGAQPTTVDELVVAWRDLGWTVEQDGTRLDVVTTGAH; encoded by the coding sequence GTGCTGATCCTGCTCCCGCCCTCCGAGGGCAAGACCGCACCGGCCGACGGTCCCACGCTCGACCTCGACGCACTGTCGTTCCCGCAGTTGCACCGCGTGCGCGACCAGGTGTCCCGTGCGCTCGTGCGACTGGCCGGCACGCGCCGCGCGGCCGAGGTGCTCGGCCTCGGCCGGACGCAGGCCGACGCGATCGAGACCGACGCCCGCCTGTTCGAGGTGCCCTGCGCGCCCGCCGGGTCGGTCTACACCGGGGTGCTGTTCGGCGAGCTCGACCTCGCCTCTCTCGACGCCGACGCGACGGCGCGTGCGGACGCGTCCGTCGCCGTCGCGAGCGCGCTCTTCGGGCTCGTCCGCGTCGGCGACGCGATCCCGGCGTACCGGCTGTCGGGCACGGTCACGCTGCCGCGCCTCGGGCCGGTCGCGGGGCGCTGGCGGCCCGTGCTGCCCGACGTGCTCGACGAGGCCGCCGACGGCGGCCTCCTCGTGGACCTGCGATCAGGGGCGTACGTCAACCTGGGCAAGCCGTCCGCCGACCTGGCGCCGCGCACCGCGACCGTGCGCGTGCTGCACGAGCAGGACGGCCGCCGCACGGTCGTCAGCCACTTCAACAAGGCGACCAAGGGACGGCTGGTCCGCGCCCTGCTCGTCGAGGGGGCTCAGCCGACGACGGTCGACGAGCTCGTCGTCGCCTGGCGCGACCTCGGCTGGACGGTCGAGCAGGACGGCACG